The following proteins come from a genomic window of Mycolicibacterium rufum:
- a CDS encoding amino-acid N-acetyltransferase, which yields MRRARTSDVPAIKTLVDVYAGRILLEKNLVTLYESVQEFWVAELDGEVIGCGALHVLWSDLGEVRTVAVHPKVRGRGVGHAIVDQLLAVAKELRLQRIFVLTFEVEFFGRHGFAEIEGTPVTAEVYEEMCRSYDTGVAEFLDLSYVKPNILGNTRMLLTL from the coding sequence GTGCGCCGGGCCAGGACCTCCGATGTGCCGGCCATCAAGACGCTCGTCGACGTCTACGCGGGCCGGATCCTGCTCGAGAAGAACCTGGTGACGCTCTACGAGTCGGTGCAGGAGTTCTGGGTGGCCGAACTCGACGGAGAGGTCATCGGCTGCGGTGCGCTGCACGTGCTCTGGTCGGACCTCGGTGAGGTGCGCACGGTGGCGGTGCATCCGAAGGTGCGCGGCCGCGGGGTGGGTCACGCGATCGTCGACCAGTTGCTCGCCGTGGCCAAGGAGTTGCGGTTGCAGCGCATCTTCGTGCTGACCTTCGAGGTGGAGTTCTTCGGCAGGCACGGCTTCGCCGAGATCGAGGGAACCCCGGTGACGGCCGAGGTGTACGAGGAGATGTGCCGCTCGTACGACACCGGTGTGGCGGAGTTCCTGGACCTCAGCTACGTCAAACCGAACATCCTCGGCAACACCCGGATGTTGTTGACGCTGTAA
- a CDS encoding FtsK/SpoIIIE family DNA translocase — protein sequence MASKTAARSGARSTRSKTSSRGGSRPARPAPARRKPARRGPSPVSAAGTAVGRGVRAGWLMLAKGAGSTARSVGRARDLEPGHRRDGLALALLALAVVVAASSWFDAARPVGEWIDTFVRMLIGGAVVLLPLVLAAIGVTLMRSEPDPESRPRFILGAAMIALPALGLLHLWSGAPQDPVARQHGAGFVGFAIGGPLADGLTAWIAAPLLVIGVLFGLLLITGTTIREVPATLRDMFSTRWRGEYDDEDDWIDDEDDRDDAGGSTDDFSDGYYDDERNVGDEDAAWPSATQPTVPLVKPSGTPMENYPVDDEPPALPAPVKTRKKPRKEAALSLDRVVDGPYALPSLDLLIAGDPPKRLTSANQQMTDAITSVLEQFKVDAAVTGCTRGPTVTRYEVELGPGVKVEKITALHRNIAYAVATESVRMLAPIPGKSAVGIEVPNTDREMVRLADVLTDPATRSDHHPLVIGLGKDIEGEMISANLAKMPHLLVAGSTGSGKSSFVNSMLVSLLARATPDEVRMILIDPKMVELTPYEGIPHLITPIITEPKKAAAALAWLVEEMEQRYQDMQASRVRHIDVFNEKVRSGEITAPLGSNREYKPYPYILAIVDELADLMMTAPRDVEDAIVRITQKARAAGIHLVLATQRPSVDVVTGLIKTNVPSRLAFATSSLTDSRVILDQQGAEKLIGMGDGLFLPMGSNKPIRLQGAFITDEEIHAVVSATKDQAEPEFVEGVTAVKAGERKDVDPDIGDDMDVFLQAVELVVSSQFGSTSMLQRKLRVGFAKAGRLMDLMETRGIVGPSEGSKAREVLVKPDELAGTLALIRGGSDAVGGDPDDDPGF from the coding sequence ATGGCGAGTAAGACCGCGGCCCGATCTGGTGCCCGTTCGACCAGGTCGAAGACCAGCTCACGGGGTGGATCGCGGCCTGCCCGCCCGGCACCGGCGCGGCGCAAGCCTGCCCGCCGCGGCCCCTCCCCGGTGTCGGCGGCCGGCACTGCGGTCGGCCGCGGCGTGCGCGCCGGATGGCTGATGCTCGCCAAGGGCGCCGGCAGCACCGCGCGCTCGGTCGGCCGGGCCCGCGACCTGGAACCCGGGCACCGCCGCGACGGCCTGGCGCTGGCGCTGCTCGCTCTCGCGGTCGTGGTGGCCGCCAGCTCGTGGTTCGACGCGGCTCGGCCGGTCGGGGAGTGGATCGACACGTTCGTCCGGATGCTCATCGGCGGCGCCGTGGTGCTGCTGCCGCTCGTCCTGGCCGCCATCGGCGTGACGCTGATGCGCTCGGAGCCCGATCCGGAGTCGCGTCCGCGCTTCATCCTCGGTGCCGCGATGATCGCGCTGCCCGCGCTCGGACTCCTGCACCTGTGGTCGGGCGCCCCGCAGGACCCCGTCGCGCGTCAGCACGGCGCCGGCTTCGTCGGGTTCGCCATCGGCGGCCCGCTCGCCGACGGGCTGACCGCGTGGATCGCGGCGCCGCTGCTGGTCATCGGCGTGCTGTTCGGACTGCTGCTGATCACCGGGACCACGATCCGCGAGGTGCCCGCCACGCTGCGCGACATGTTCTCGACCCGGTGGCGCGGCGAGTACGACGACGAGGACGACTGGATCGACGACGAGGACGACCGGGACGACGCCGGCGGTTCCACCGATGACTTCTCGGACGGGTATTACGACGACGAGCGCAACGTCGGGGACGAGGACGCCGCCTGGCCGTCGGCCACCCAGCCGACGGTGCCGCTGGTCAAACCGTCGGGGACACCGATGGAGAACTACCCGGTCGACGATGAGCCGCCTGCCCTGCCTGCGCCGGTCAAGACCCGCAAGAAGCCCCGCAAGGAGGCCGCGCTCAGCCTGGACCGTGTCGTCGACGGGCCGTACGCGCTGCCCTCGCTGGACCTGCTGATCGCCGGCGATCCGCCCAAGCGGCTGACCTCGGCGAACCAGCAGATGACCGATGCCATCACCTCCGTGCTGGAGCAGTTCAAGGTCGACGCCGCGGTGACCGGCTGCACCCGCGGCCCGACCGTGACCCGCTACGAGGTCGAACTCGGCCCGGGCGTCAAGGTCGAGAAGATCACCGCGCTGCACCGCAACATCGCCTACGCGGTGGCCACGGAGAGCGTCCGGATGCTCGCCCCGATCCCCGGCAAGTCCGCCGTCGGCATCGAGGTGCCCAACACCGACCGCGAAATGGTCCGGCTGGCCGACGTGCTCACCGATCCCGCGACCCGCTCCGACCACCACCCGCTGGTGATCGGCCTCGGCAAGGACATCGAGGGCGAGATGATCTCGGCCAATCTGGCCAAGATGCCGCACCTGCTCGTCGCCGGCTCCACCGGCTCGGGCAAGTCCAGCTTCGTCAACTCCATGCTCGTCTCGCTGCTGGCCCGCGCCACCCCGGACGAGGTCAGGATGATCCTGATCGACCCGAAGATGGTGGAACTGACGCCCTACGAGGGCATTCCGCACCTCATCACGCCGATCATCACCGAACCCAAGAAGGCCGCGGCGGCGCTGGCCTGGCTGGTCGAGGAGATGGAGCAGCGGTATCAGGACATGCAGGCCTCCCGGGTGCGTCACATCGACGTGTTCAACGAGAAGGTCCGCTCCGGGGAGATCACCGCGCCGCTGGGCAGCAACCGCGAATACAAGCCCTACCCCTACATCCTCGCGATCGTCGACGAGCTCGCCGACCTGATGATGACCGCACCGCGCGACGTCGAGGACGCCATCGTGCGCATCACGCAGAAGGCCCGCGCCGCCGGAATCCACCTGGTGCTGGCCACCCAGCGGCCGTCGGTCGACGTCGTCACCGGTCTGATCAAGACCAACGTGCCGTCGCGGCTGGCGTTCGCGACGTCCTCGCTCACCGACAGCCGCGTCATCCTCGACCAGCAGGGCGCCGAGAAGCTGATCGGGATGGGCGACGGGCTGTTCCTGCCGATGGGGTCCAACAAGCCGATCCGTCTGCAGGGCGCCTTCATCACCGACGAGGAGATCCACGCGGTCGTCTCGGCCACCAAGGACCAGGCCGAACCGGAATTCGTGGAGGGTGTCACCGCGGTCAAGGCCGGCGAGCGCAAGGACGTCGACCCCGACATCGGCGACGACATGGACGTGTTCCTGCAGGCGGTCGAACTGGTGGTGTCCTCGCAGTTCGGCAGCACCTCGATGCTGCAGCGCAAGCTGCGGGTGGGGTTCGCGAAGGCGGGCCGGCTGATGGACCTGATGGAGACCCGCGGCATCGTCGGCCCCTCGGAGGGCTCGAAGGCGCGTGAGGTGCTGGTCAAGCCCGACGAACTGGCGGGCACCCTGGCCTTGATCCGCGGCGGCAGCGACGCCGTCGGCGGCGACCCGGACGACGATCCGGGGTTCTGA
- a CDS encoding DUF2834 domain-containing protein: MNDRAATTAPLPVSSRILCGCYAAVALAALVATWSQNAAYLGDPAHFLTGFVADVSATPAGRSFSADLILVYLSASIFMVSESRRRGIRFVWAYIVLGALIAISATFPLFLLARELRIDRTASPLRAFDVAGLVAVAAVSAGLTVWILA; this comes from the coding sequence ATGAACGACAGGGCTGCGACCACGGCACCGCTGCCGGTGTCGAGTAGGATCCTCTGCGGCTGTTACGCCGCGGTAGCGCTGGCTGCACTCGTCGCGACATGGAGTCAGAACGCTGCCTATCTGGGCGATCCAGCGCACTTCCTGACCGGCTTCGTCGCCGACGTGTCCGCCACGCCTGCAGGCCGGTCCTTCTCCGCCGACCTCATCCTCGTGTACCTGTCGGCCTCGATCTTCATGGTGTCGGAATCCCGTCGACGAGGCATCAGGTTCGTCTGGGCGTACATCGTCCTGGGTGCGCTGATCGCGATCAGCGCGACGTTCCCGCTGTTCCTGCTCGCCCGAGAACTCCGCATCGACCGGACGGCATCGCCCCTACGGGCATTCGACGTCGCAGGACTGGTGGCTGTGGCCGCGGTGAGTGCCGGCCTGACGGTGTGGATACTGGCCTGA
- a CDS encoding putative quinol monooxygenase yields the protein MPVTVVATMTAKPESVDTVREACKQAIEAVHSEPGCDLYSLHEADGTFVFVEQWADADALQTHSTAPAVATLFGTIGEHLAGAPDIKMLAPVVAGDPAKGALRP from the coding sequence ATGCCCGTCACCGTCGTCGCCACCATGACCGCCAAGCCCGAGTCCGTCGACACCGTCCGCGAGGCGTGCAAGCAGGCGATCGAAGCCGTGCACTCGGAGCCCGGGTGCGACCTGTACTCCCTGCACGAGGCCGACGGCACGTTCGTCTTCGTCGAGCAGTGGGCCGACGCCGACGCCCTGCAGACCCACAGCACCGCGCCCGCGGTCGCCACGCTGTTCGGCACGATCGGTGAGCACCTCGCCGGGGCGCCCGACATCAAGATGCTGGCGCCGGTGGTGGCCGGCGATCCGGCCAAGGGTGCGCTGCGGCCATAG
- a CDS encoding mycofactocin-coupled SDR family oxidoreductase, translating to MGELSGKVAFITGAARGQGRAHAVKLASAGADIIALDLCAQIESVPYPLATPDDLAETVKLVEETGARILPYEADVRDRDAVKAAVRDGTEKLGDRLDIVIANAGIAPMAAAEAWQDVIDVNLTGVYHTIDVAMKPMIKFGNGGAIVLTSSVAGLVGIGAPMAGSVGYAAAKHGIVGLMRAYANFLAAYSIRVNSVHPAGVNTPMIDNDFTRSWLDGLAQDSAGGPDMGNALPVQALEPEDIANAVFWLVSDAARYVTGVALPVDAGYVNKR from the coding sequence ATGGGTGAGCTCAGCGGCAAGGTCGCCTTCATCACCGGCGCCGCGCGGGGGCAGGGCCGCGCGCATGCGGTCAAGCTCGCGTCCGCGGGCGCGGACATCATCGCGTTGGATCTCTGCGCGCAGATCGAGTCGGTGCCCTATCCCCTGGCCACCCCCGACGATCTCGCGGAGACCGTGAAGCTCGTCGAGGAGACGGGCGCGCGGATCCTGCCCTACGAGGCCGACGTCCGCGATCGGGACGCGGTGAAGGCCGCCGTGCGCGACGGCACCGAGAAGCTCGGCGACCGCCTCGACATCGTGATCGCCAACGCCGGGATCGCCCCGATGGCGGCGGCCGAAGCCTGGCAGGACGTCATCGACGTGAACCTCACCGGCGTCTATCACACGATCGACGTCGCGATGAAGCCCATGATCAAGTTCGGCAACGGCGGGGCGATCGTGCTGACGAGTTCGGTGGCCGGTCTGGTCGGCATCGGCGCTCCGATGGCGGGTTCGGTCGGCTACGCCGCGGCCAAGCACGGCATCGTCGGGCTGATGCGGGCCTACGCGAATTTCCTTGCCGCGTACAGCATCCGGGTCAATTCGGTGCACCCGGCCGGTGTCAACACCCCGATGATCGACAACGACTTCACCCGGTCCTGGCTCGACGGCCTCGCCCAGGACAGCGCGGGCGGCCCGGACATGGGCAACGCGCTGCCCGTGCAGGCCCTCGAGCCGGAGGACATCGCCAACGCGGTGTTCTGGCTGGTGTCCGACGCGGCGCGCTACGTCACCGGTGTCGCACTGCCCGTCGACGCGGGTTACGTCAACAAACGATGA
- a CDS encoding SAM-dependent methyltransferase, whose translation MTGRSAAAKTAVGPMVVAAVEHLEPAHRRLVDDDLAVSFLPGPLRALVALSRNEAVRRALVAGSERQGPGLWTSIACRKRLIDERLSDPLTEVDAVVVLGAGLDTRGCRIARHSDLPVFEVDLPVNVARKAAVLQRALGGIPASVHLVPVDVEHDDLMTALRSAGYDSAARTFFIAEGLLQYLQPQTVTALLSQLSGAPGSRLVFTYIRQDFLDGSDTYGAEAVYRRFRGRQPVWRSGLVPEDLGEWLAELGWRLDEQAGPSYFRDLYIRPTGRALTASPIEWTALAHR comes from the coding sequence ATGACGGGCCGCAGCGCCGCCGCGAAGACCGCCGTCGGCCCGATGGTGGTGGCGGCCGTCGAGCACCTCGAACCGGCGCACCGTCGCCTGGTCGACGACGACCTGGCCGTGTCGTTCCTGCCCGGCCCTCTGCGCGCGCTGGTGGCGCTGTCCCGGAACGAGGCGGTGCGCCGCGCCCTGGTGGCCGGCTCGGAGCGCCAGGGACCCGGCCTGTGGACGAGCATCGCGTGTCGCAAGCGGCTGATCGACGAGCGGCTGTCGGACCCGCTGACGGAGGTCGACGCCGTCGTGGTGCTCGGCGCCGGCCTGGACACCCGCGGCTGCCGCATCGCCCGGCACAGCGACCTGCCGGTGTTCGAGGTGGACCTGCCGGTGAACGTGGCCCGCAAAGCCGCTGTCCTGCAGCGCGCGCTCGGCGGCATCCCGGCGTCGGTGCACCTCGTGCCCGTCGATGTCGAGCACGACGACCTGATGACCGCGCTCCGCTCGGCCGGATACGACAGCGCCGCGCGGACGTTCTTCATCGCCGAAGGGCTGCTGCAGTACCTGCAACCGCAGACGGTGACGGCGTTGTTGTCGCAGCTCAGCGGCGCGCCAGGCAGCAGGCTGGTGTTCACCTACATCCGGCAGGACTTCCTCGACGGCTCCGACACCTACGGCGCCGAGGCGGTGTACCGGCGCTTCCGCGGGCGGCAGCCGGTGTGGCGGTCCGGCCTGGTGCCCGAGGACCTCGGCGAGTGGCTGGCCGAGTTGGGCTGGCGGCTCGACGAACAGGCCGGGCCCAGCTACTTCCGCGATCTCTACATCCGGCCCACCGGCCGCGCACTGACGGCCTCTCCCATCGAGTGGACGGCGCTCGCACACCGCTGA
- a CDS encoding response regulator transcription factor: MTVVLLAGDEPRITSFVRRGLSGAGMSAQVATDGWTAYRLARRGGFDLVLLDVNLPRLDGFEVVRRLRAAGSDVPVVMMLDRGAVWDSVARLKGSADDYVVKPFCFERLLAKIVRLVVTDPCDEPVVLSHGQLHLDVRACRAHVGGYWVELSARECALAAMFLRHPGETLSREVLHHHVWGDEEPHTSNLVDVYVGYLRRKLGAHRFTSRRGMGYRLELEH; this comes from the coding sequence ATGACCGTCGTCCTTCTCGCCGGGGATGAGCCGCGGATCACGTCGTTCGTCCGCAGGGGGCTCTCCGGCGCCGGCATGTCGGCCCAGGTCGCCACCGACGGCTGGACGGCCTACCGGCTCGCGCGGCGGGGCGGGTTCGACCTGGTGCTGCTGGACGTGAATCTGCCACGGCTGGACGGCTTCGAGGTGGTGCGCCGCCTGCGCGCGGCCGGTAGCGATGTGCCGGTGGTGATGATGTTGGACCGGGGCGCGGTCTGGGACAGTGTGGCCAGGCTCAAGGGGTCGGCGGACGACTACGTCGTCAAGCCGTTCTGCTTCGAGCGTCTGCTGGCCAAGATCGTGCGGCTCGTCGTCACCGATCCGTGCGACGAGCCGGTGGTGCTCTCCCACGGGCAGCTGCACCTCGATGTCCGCGCCTGCCGGGCGCACGTGGGCGGGTACTGGGTCGAGCTGTCGGCCCGCGAATGCGCGCTGGCGGCGATGTTCCTCCGCCATCCCGGCGAGACGCTGTCCCGCGAGGTGCTGCACCACCACGTCTGGGGCGACGAGGAACCGCACACCTCGAATCTGGTCGACGTCTACGTCGGCTATCTGCGCCGCAAGCTGGGCGCCCATCGGTTCACCAGTCGCCGCGGCATGGGCTATCGGCTCGAACTCGAGCACTGA
- a CDS encoding response regulator transcription factor: protein MTAILVAEADPRIATVIRRGLSAEGFTSTVVADGPSGYGRARRGAFDLLVLDVRLPGMGGLEVLRRLRADGCTLPVLLLTTCGRTARTTAKLNTSTEQFVSVAPLRVGELLTAIRARLSAQPAAEPEMLSYGGLRLDLRARRAYVGDYWVDLSVRECDLAETFLRSPGQVLSRSHLLRQVWGVHEPESNVVDVYVRYLRRKLGSHWFVAARGVGYRLQAATGHHTARSARRTGAVCGRVPGGLRSR, encoded by the coding sequence ATGACGGCGATACTGGTCGCCGAGGCCGATCCCCGGATCGCGACGGTGATCCGCAGGGGCCTGAGCGCCGAGGGGTTCACGAGCACCGTGGTGGCCGACGGCCCGTCGGGCTACGGCCGCGCGCGCCGCGGCGCCTTCGACCTGCTCGTGCTCGACGTCCGCTTGCCGGGCATGGGTGGCCTCGAGGTGCTGCGCCGGCTGCGGGCCGACGGCTGCACGCTGCCGGTGCTGCTGCTCACCACCTGCGGGCGGACTGCGCGGACCACGGCGAAACTCAACACCTCGACCGAGCAGTTCGTCTCGGTCGCGCCGTTGCGGGTCGGGGAACTCCTGACCGCCATCCGGGCCCGCCTTTCGGCTCAACCGGCCGCCGAACCCGAGATGCTGTCCTACGGCGGACTGAGACTCGATCTGCGCGCGCGCCGGGCGTACGTCGGTGACTACTGGGTGGATCTCTCGGTGCGCGAGTGCGATCTCGCCGAGACGTTCCTACGCAGTCCGGGCCAGGTGCTCAGCCGGAGTCATCTGCTGCGCCAGGTGTGGGGCGTCCACGAACCGGAGTCCAACGTCGTCGACGTCTACGTCCGCTACCTGCGGCGCAAACTGGGCTCGCACTGGTTCGTCGCGGCCCGAGGCGTCGGATACCGACTTCAGGCAGCGACCGGCCATCACACGGCGCGCTCGGCGCGGCGCACGGGTGCGGTGTGCGGACGCGTGCCCGGAGGGCTCAGATCTCGATGA
- a CDS encoding ribonuclease J: protein MESELVAPGPLAPGALRVTALGGINEIGRNMTVFEHLGRLLIVDCGVLFPTHDEPGVDLILPDLRHIEDRLDDVEALVVTHGHEDHIGAIPFLLKLRADIPVVGSKFTLALIAEKCREHRLSPKLVEVAEGQSSRHGVFECEYFAVNHSVPGCLAIGIHTGAGTVLHTGDIKLDQLPLDGRPTDLPGMSRLGDSGVDLFLCDSTNAEIPGVGPSESEIGPALHRLIRGAQGRVIVACFASNVDRVQQIIDASVALGRKVSFVGRSMVRNMGIARDLGYLTVADEDVLDIGAAEMMPADRVVLITTGTQGEPMAALSRMSRGEHRSITLTAGDLIILSSSLIPGNEEAVYGVIDSLAKIGARVVTNRQARVHVSGHAYAGELLFLYNGVRPRNVMPVHGTWRMLRANAALAASTGVPEDNIVIAENGVSVDLVAGRVGIAGAVPVGKMFVDGLVTGDVGDATLGERLILSSGFIAVTVVVRQGTGRPAAPAHLQSRGFSEDPKALEPVARRVEAELDSLASQNITDPGRIAQAVRRTVGKWVGETYRRQPMIVPTVIEI, encoded by the coding sequence GTGGAATCAGAACTCGTCGCACCGGGACCGCTGGCCCCGGGTGCGCTGCGCGTCACCGCGCTCGGCGGCATCAACGAAATCGGCCGCAACATGACCGTTTTCGAGCATCTCGGCCGGTTGTTGATCGTCGACTGCGGGGTGCTGTTCCCCACCCATGACGAGCCCGGCGTCGACCTGATCCTGCCCGACCTGCGGCACATCGAGGACCGCCTCGACGACGTGGAGGCCCTGGTGGTCACTCACGGCCACGAGGACCACATCGGCGCCATTCCGTTCCTGCTCAAGCTCCGCGCCGACATTCCGGTGGTGGGGTCGAAGTTCACCCTCGCGCTGATCGCCGAGAAGTGCCGCGAACACCGCCTTTCCCCGAAGCTGGTCGAGGTCGCCGAAGGGCAGAGTTCCCGTCACGGCGTCTTCGAGTGCGAGTACTTCGCGGTGAACCACTCGGTGCCCGGATGCCTGGCCATCGGCATCCACACCGGCGCGGGCACCGTGCTGCACACCGGCGACATCAAGCTCGACCAGCTGCCGCTGGACGGCCGGCCCACAGACCTGCCGGGCATGTCGCGCCTGGGTGACAGCGGTGTGGACCTGTTCCTCTGCGACTCCACGAACGCCGAGATCCCCGGGGTGGGCCCCTCGGAGAGCGAGATCGGCCCCGCGCTGCACCGTCTGATCCGCGGTGCGCAGGGCCGTGTCATCGTGGCCTGCTTCGCCTCCAACGTCGATCGCGTCCAGCAGATCATCGACGCGTCGGTGGCCCTCGGCCGGAAGGTGTCGTTCGTCGGTCGCTCGATGGTGCGCAACATGGGCATCGCCCGCGACCTGGGCTATCTCACCGTCGCCGACGAGGACGTCCTCGACATCGGCGCCGCGGAGATGATGCCGGCCGATCGGGTCGTGCTGATCACCACCGGGACCCAGGGCGAACCGATGGCGGCGCTGTCGCGCATGTCACGCGGTGAGCACCGCAGCATCACGCTGACAGCAGGCGATCTCATCATCCTGTCCTCGTCGCTGATCCCCGGCAACGAGGAGGCCGTCTACGGCGTGATCGACTCGCTCGCCAAGATCGGCGCCCGGGTGGTCACCAATCGTCAAGCGCGCGTCCATGTTTCGGGTCATGCCTATGCGGGGGAGCTGCTGTTCCTCTACAACGGGGTGCGGCCGCGCAACGTCATGCCGGTGCACGGAACTTGGCGCATGCTGCGGGCCAACGCCGCGCTGGCGGCGAGCACCGGGGTGCCCGAGGACAACATCGTGATCGCCGAGAACGGGGTCAGCGTCGACCTGGTGGCGGGCCGGGTCGGCATCGCCGGAGCGGTTCCCGTCGGCAAGATGTTCGTCGACGGACTGGTCACCGGCGACGTCGGCGACGCCACCCTCGGCGAGCGGCTCATCCTGTCGTCGGGCTTCATCGCGGTGACGGTGGTGGTGCGACAGGGCACCGGACGGCCGGCCGCGCCGGCGCATCTGCAGTCGCGCGGCTTCTCCGAGGATCCCAAAGCGCTCGAGCCGGTCGCCCGGCGCGTGGAGGCGGAACTGGACAGCCTGGCCTCGCAGAACATCACCGACCCGGGCCGCATCGCCCAGGCGGTCCGGCGCACGGTCGGCAAGTGGGTGGGGGAGACCTACCGCCGCCAGCCCATGATCGTGCCGACCGTCATCGAGATCTGA
- the dapA gene encoding 4-hydroxy-tetrahydrodipicolinate synthase: protein MPVSTSAFDVTARLGTLLTAMVTPFKPDGSLDTETAARLATHLVDAGCDGLVLSGTTGESPTTTDDEKIALLRAVLEAVGDRARIVAGAGTYDTAHSIHLAKAAAAEGAHGLLVVTPYYSRPPQAGLLAHFTAVADATDLPVILYDIPPRSVVPIEWDTIRTLAAHPNIVAIKDAKGDLPGGGQIIAETGLAYYSGDDALNLPWLAMGAIGFISVWGHVAAGQLRDMLSAFASGDIATARKINVTLGPLSEAQSRLGGVTLSKAALRLQGFEVGDPRLPQVPATDDQLEALAADLRAAAVLR, encoded by the coding sequence TTGCCCGTGAGCACCAGCGCCTTCGACGTCACCGCCCGCCTGGGCACCTTGTTGACGGCCATGGTCACCCCGTTCAAGCCGGACGGTTCGCTGGACACCGAGACCGCCGCTCGCCTGGCCACCCACCTCGTCGACGCCGGTTGCGACGGCCTGGTGCTGTCCGGAACCACGGGTGAGTCGCCGACCACCACCGACGACGAGAAGATCGCGTTGCTGCGCGCGGTGCTCGAGGCCGTGGGAGACCGCGCGCGGATCGTCGCCGGCGCTGGCACCTACGACACCGCCCACAGCATCCACCTCGCCAAGGCCGCGGCGGCCGAGGGTGCGCACGGCCTGCTCGTGGTGACCCCGTACTACTCCCGTCCGCCGCAGGCCGGTCTGCTGGCCCACTTCACCGCGGTCGCGGACGCGACCGACCTGCCGGTGATCCTGTACGACATCCCGCCACGGTCGGTGGTCCCCATCGAGTGGGACACCATCCGGACGTTGGCCGCCCACCCCAACATCGTCGCGATCAAGGACGCCAAGGGTGACCTGCCCGGCGGCGGTCAGATCATCGCCGAGACCGGGCTGGCCTACTACTCCGGCGACGACGCGCTGAACCTGCCCTGGCTGGCGATGGGCGCGATCGGCTTCATCAGCGTGTGGGGACACGTCGCCGCCGGGCAATTGCGAGACATGTTGTCCGCGTTCGCCTCCGGCGACATCGCGACCGCCCGCAAGATCAACGTGACGCTCGGGCCGCTCTCGGAGGCGCAGTCCCGGCTCGGGGGCGTGACGCTGTCGAAGGCCGCGCTGCGACTGCAGGGCTTCGAGGTGGGCGACCCGCGCCTGCCGCAGGTGCCCGCCACCGATGACCAGCTCGAGGCGTTGGCCGCCGACCTGCGTGCCGCCGCGGTACTGCGGTAG
- the thyX gene encoding FAD-dependent thymidylate synthase: MAEIAPLRVQLIAKTEFTAPQDVPWSTDADGGPALVEFAGRACYQSWSKPNPRTATNDAYLRHIIDVGHFSVLEHASVSFYITGISRSCTHELIRHRHFSYSQLSQRFVPEHDAQVVAPPGIEDDPELTRILTRAADASRAAYAELLTRLEEKFADAPNATLRRKQARQAARSVLPNATETRIVVTGNYRAWRHFIAMRASEHADVEIRRLAIECLRQLIEVAPQVFSDFEITVLSDGSEVATSPLATEA, from the coding sequence GTGGCCGAGATCGCGCCGCTGCGTGTGCAGCTGATCGCCAAGACGGAGTTCACCGCGCCGCAGGACGTGCCGTGGAGCACCGACGCCGACGGGGGCCCCGCGCTGGTCGAGTTCGCCGGCCGCGCCTGCTACCAGAGCTGGTCCAAGCCCAACCCGCGCACCGCGACCAACGACGCCTATCTGCGGCACATCATCGACGTCGGCCACTTCTCGGTGCTCGAGCACGCGTCCGTGTCCTTCTACATCACCGGGATCTCCCGGTCGTGCACCCACGAGCTGATCCGGCACCGGCACTTCTCGTACTCGCAACTGTCGCAGCGCTTCGTGCCCGAACACGACGCCCAGGTCGTGGCGCCCCCGGGGATCGAGGACGACCCCGAGTTGACGCGCATCCTCACCCGGGCCGCCGATGCGAGCCGGGCGGCGTACGCCGAGTTGCTGACCCGCCTGGAGGAGAAGTTCGCCGACGCGCCCAACGCGACGCTGCGGCGCAAGCAGGCCCGCCAGGCCGCCCGATCGGTGCTGCCCAACGCCACCGAGACCCGCATCGTCGTCACCGGCAACTACCGCGCCTGGCGGCACTTCATCGCGATGCGCGCCAGCGAACACGCCGACGTCGAGATCCGGCGGCTGGCCATCGAGTGCCTGCGTCAACTCATCGAGGTCGCGCCCCAGGTGTTCTCCGACTTCGAGATCACCGTGCTCTCCGACGGCAGCGAGGTCGCGACCAGCCCGCTGGCCACGGAGGCGTGA